One window of Methanogenium organophilum genomic DNA carries:
- the gpmA gene encoding 2,3-diphosphoglycerate-dependent phosphoglycerate mutase: MYRLVLLRHGESEWNRENRFTGWTDVDLSEKGLEEAHAAGALLRKEGFTFDVAYTSVLKRAIRTLWITLDELDLMWIPVHRSWRLNERHYGALQGLNKAETAAEYGDEQVFIWRRSYTIPPEPLSADDERSPAKDPRYADLAPEELPLTECLKDTVARFLPIWNEEIVPDIRAGKNVLIAAHGNSLRALIKNLEGISDDDISQLNIPTGMPLVYELDEDLKPIRSYYLGDEEAVKAAMQSVANQGKAKK; this comes from the coding sequence ATGTACAGACTTGTGCTACTGCGCCACGGAGAGAGCGAATGGAACCGCGAGAACCGGTTCACCGGATGGACTGATGTTGACCTTTCAGAAAAAGGGCTTGAAGAGGCGCATGCGGCAGGAGCACTGCTGCGAAAGGAGGGATTCACCTTTGATGTCGCCTACACCTCGGTTCTGAAACGGGCTATCCGGACCCTTTGGATCACCCTCGATGAACTGGACCTGATGTGGATTCCCGTGCATCGGTCATGGCGCCTGAACGAACGCCACTACGGTGCTCTGCAGGGCTTAAACAAGGCAGAAACCGCAGCAGAATACGGTGACGAACAGGTATTTATCTGGCGGAGAAGCTATACCATTCCGCCCGAACCCCTCTCTGCGGACGATGAACGGTCCCCGGCAAAGGACCCACGGTATGCCGATCTGGCACCGGAGGAGCTTCCTCTCACTGAGTGCCTGAAGGATACGGTCGCTCGTTTCCTGCCGATCTGGAACGAGGAGATCGTTCCGGATATCAGAGCGGGGAAGAATGTTCTCATCGCCGCACATGGCAACAGTCTGCGTGCACTCATCAAAAATCTGGAAGGCATCTCAGACGATGACATCTCTCAGCTCAATATCCCGACCGGCATGCCGCTCGTCTATGAACTTGATGAAGACCTGAAACCGATCCGGTCATACTACCTCGGTGACGAAGAGGCAGTTAAAGCGGCGATGCAGAGCGTTGCAAACCAGGGTAAAGCCAAAAAATAA
- a CDS encoding AEC family transporter has translation MSIAVIAESIIILFLLMGVGFLCRRTGVIGPDGARGLSSFVVNVSLPALILMAMQVPLTPELIENAGGILFGVGVFYAVSFGLAFTVPRFIADSDLEAGVMRFMLVFSNLGFMGIPVANAVFGPESIFYVSIFNLTFSILLFSVGVLMLRPDMGRYLDPKLFLNTGLIASVAGLCLFALQIHIPSPFADVFTLLGSTTTPLAMVVVGALLATLPLEGIFTDKKIWVITVLRLAVIPIAVFLILRPFVSGPFLLGVPVLLAAMPVAANAVMLAEEYHVDATIASKGVFLTTILSLATLPVITLLIT, from the coding sequence ATGAGTATCGCGGTTATTGCAGAGAGCATTATCATACTCTTTCTTTTGATGGGTGTCGGTTTTCTCTGCAGACGCACCGGCGTCATCGGACCGGACGGGGCCCGCGGACTCTCCTCATTTGTGGTAAACGTAAGCCTGCCTGCACTGATCCTGATGGCGATGCAGGTGCCCCTTACCCCCGAACTGATTGAAAATGCCGGCGGCATACTCTTCGGTGTGGGGGTATTTTATGCTGTCTCCTTTGGTCTCGCCTTCACGGTCCCCCGGTTCATCGCAGACTCTGATCTGGAAGCAGGTGTGATGCGATTCATGCTCGTTTTCTCAAATCTTGGGTTTATGGGCATTCCCGTAGCAAATGCCGTCTTTGGACCTGAATCTATTTTCTATGTCTCAATATTCAATCTCACCTTCAGCATCCTGCTCTTCTCGGTGGGCGTTCTGATGCTCAGACCCGATATGGGCCGGTATCTGGACCCAAAACTCTTCCTGAACACCGGCCTCATTGCATCCGTAGCAGGGCTCTGCCTCTTCGCCCTCCAGATTCACATCCCCTCCCCGTTTGCAGATGTCTTCACCCTGCTCGGGAGCACCACCACGCCACTTGCAATGGTTGTCGTGGGTGCGCTGCTTGCCACCCTGCCCCTTGAGGGCATTTTCACGGACAAAAAGATATGGGTCATCACCGTACTCCGGCTCGCTGTCATTCCCATTGCAGTCTTCCTCATCCTTCGGCCCTTTGTCTCAGGGCCCTTCCTTCTGGGTGTACCGGTCCTTCTTGCGGCAATGCCGGTTGCAGCGAACGCCGTGATGCTCGCAGAAGAGTATCATGTAGATGCCACCATCGCGTCAAAAGGAGTCTTTCTCACAACCATTCTCTCGCTTGCCACACTCCCCGTCATCACCCTCCTCATCACCTGA